One region of Girardinichthys multiradiatus isolate DD_20200921_A chromosome 1, DD_fGirMul_XY1, whole genome shotgun sequence genomic DNA includes:
- the LOC124875858 gene encoding zinc finger BED domain-containing protein 4-like, with protein MLAAMRALPYEHIACNAHLLQRTITVCLHSSGFAGVLAKCRKIVGHFKQSPASTTELNQQQVALGKKSEQLLQDVPTRWNLTLETVSRLLLNREAVQATLDQQNHRLVMPNEAEWGKLQRLEVLLEPCRYLTELLGGEAYISCSVVLPAFRHLDRVMDITDDDPAYVVKFKNAFQRDLAARRVDANETWFKLATALDPRFKDLKCLPREKREQVKTIRISWMKESNLSKEKLIYIALFTHKNATQNAS; from the exons ATGCTGGCTGCTATGAGAGCCCTTCCATACGAGCACATCGCCTGCAATGCTCACCTTCTCCAGAGGACCATCACGGTCTGCCTCCATAGTAGTGGGTTTGCCGGTGTACTGGCAAAGTGCCGCAAGATTGTTGGCCATTTTAAACAAAGCCCTGCGAGTACCACAGAACTTAACCAGCAACAAGTAGCACTTGGAAAAAAGAGCGAGCAACTTCTACAAGATGTACCGACCAGGTGGAATTTGACACTAGAAACGGTCTCACGCCTCCTACTCAACCGAGAGGCTGTCCAGGCTACATTGGATCAACAGAACCACAGATTGGTCATGCCAAACGAAGCTGAGTGGGGGAAACTGCAGAGGCTGGAGGTCCTGCTTGAACCATGCAG GTATTTGACTGAGCTGCTGGGTGGTGAGGCCTACATCTCTTGCTCTGTAGTGCTGCCTGCTTTTCGCCATCTGGACCGTGTCATGGACATCACTGATGATGATCCAGCCTATGTGGTAAAGTTCAAGAACGCGTTCCAGAGGGACCTGGCAGCACGGCGAGTTGATGCCAATGAGACATGGTTCAAGTTGGCCACAGCACTGGATCCACGTTTTAAGGATTTGAAATGTCTTccaagagaaaagagggaacaGGTAAAGACTATAAGGATAAGCTGGATGAAAGAGTCAAATTtatcaaaagaaaaattaatttatatagcacttttcacacataaaaatgcaacacaaaatgcttcataa